A portion of the Pseudomonadota bacterium genome contains these proteins:
- a CDS encoding 4-hydroxy-tetrahydrodipicolinate synthase (catalyzes the formation of dihydrodipicolinate from L-aspartate 4-semialdehyde and pyruvate in lysine and diaminopimelate biosynthesis) yields VGVVSVVSHVAGREIADMIAAWHRGDTRRAAALHARLLPVFKGLFMTTNPIPVKAALKLKGFDAGGLRLPLVEASQTQIDAIRSLLEEAGLLS; encoded by the coding sequence CCGTGGGCGTGGTGAGCGTGGTGTCGCACGTCGCGGGACGCGAGATCGCCGACATGATCGCCGCCTGGCACCGCGGCGACACACGACGCGCGGCAGCGCTGCACGCGCGCCTCCTCCCTGTTTTCAAAGGGCTCTTCATGACGACCAATCCCATTCCCGTCAAAGCCGCGCTGAAGCTGAAGGGCTTCGACGCGGGGGGCTTGCGCCTGCCCCTGGTGGAGGCGTCACAGACCCAGATCGATGCCATCCGGTCCCTGCTCGAAGAGGCCGGGCTTCTCTCTTGA